A section of the Pseudomonadota bacterium genome encodes:
- the murA gene encoding UDP-N-acetylglucosamine 1-carboxyvinyltransferase, with product MDKLRITGGRPLIGKVIIGGAKNAALPLMCAALLTREKVTLDNVPYLADITTMAKLLVQHGAYLSLRDTSPGTLFGRDMPGHYSREISLTCDVIPNIVAPYDLVRTMRASILVLGPILAREHRVKVSLPGGCAIGARPVDMHLKAMEALGATITLEEGYLLAEAPAGGLIGGEIHFEKVSVGATENALMAASLARGTTTITNAAREPEITDLANLLVSMGADISGIGTGTLTIRGVSALSGTSYRVIPDRIETGTFLAAVALSGGELELLDTRADTLTTVIDTIRATGVTIETREDSILVRHDGSALKPLDITTAPFPDFPTDMQAQLMTLLTQAEGSSTLCETIFENRFMHVPELIRMGANITIEGHCATVHGRTALTGAPVMATDLRASVSLIIAALAAQGDSIINRIYHLDRGYERLEEKLSLCGAVVERIR from the coding sequence ATGGATAAACTACGCATCACCGGCGGGCGGCCGCTTATTGGGAAGGTTATTATCGGCGGCGCGAAGAATGCGGCGTTGCCGCTGATGTGCGCGGCGCTGCTGACGCGCGAGAAAGTCACGCTCGATAACGTGCCCTACCTTGCCGATATTACCACCATGGCCAAGCTGCTGGTGCAGCACGGCGCCTATCTTTCCTTGCGCGACACCTCGCCGGGCACTCTGTTTGGCCGCGACATGCCCGGCCATTACAGCCGCGAAATTTCCCTCACCTGCGATGTGATTCCCAACATCGTCGCGCCGTATGACCTCGTGCGCACCATGCGCGCCTCGATCCTCGTGCTTGGCCCGATCCTCGCGCGCGAGCACCGGGTCAAAGTGTCACTGCCCGGCGGCTGCGCGATCGGCGCCCGCCCGGTCGATATGCATCTGAAGGCGATGGAAGCGCTCGGCGCCACCATCACGCTGGAAGAGGGCTATCTGCTGGCGGAAGCGCCCGCAGGCGGTCTCATCGGCGGTGAGATTCATTTCGAGAAAGTCTCGGTCGGGGCGACCGAAAACGCGCTGATGGCGGCCAGCCTCGCGCGTGGCACCACCACCATCACCAACGCCGCGCGCGAGCCGGAAATCACCGATCTGGCGAACCTGCTGGTCTCGATGGGCGCGGATATTTCCGGCATCGGCACCGGCACCCTCACCATTCGTGGCGTTTCGGCGCTGTCAGGCACCAGCTACCGCGTCATCCCCGACCGCATTGAAACCGGCACCTTCCTTGCCGCCGTCGCGCTTTCGGGCGGCGAGCTGGAGCTGCTCGACACCCGTGCCGACACGCTCACCACCGTTATCGACACCATCCGCGCCACCGGCGTGACGATCGAAACGCGCGAGGACAGCATCCTTGTGCGCCACGATGGCAGCGCGCTGAAGCCGCTCGACATCACCACCGCGCCCTTCCCGGATTTCCCGACCGATATGCAAGCCCAGCTGATGACCCTGCTGACGCAGGCCGAGGGCAGCTCCACCCTATGCGAAACCATTTTTGAAAACCGCTTCATGCATGTGCCCGAGCTGATCCGCATGGGCGCGAATATCACCATCGAGGGCCACTGCGCCACCGTGCATGGCCGCACCGCCCTCACCGGCGCCCCCGTCATGGCGACCGACCTGCGCGCCAGCGTCTCGCTCATCATCGCCGCCCTCGCCGCGCAGGGCGATAGCATCATCAACCGCATCTACCACCTGGATCGCGGCTACGAACGGCTGGAAGAAAAACTCAGCCTCTGCGGCGCGGTGGTGGAGCGGATTCGGTGA
- the dcd gene encoding dCTP deaminase: protein MAIQPDHWIREQAAKHRMIEPFVENLTREGVISYGLSSYGYDARVADEFKIFTNVDSAIVDPKDFSPKSFVDRKSDVCIIPPNSFVLARTVEYFRIPRDTLVICLGKSTYARCGIIVNVTPLEPEWEGHVTLEFSNTTPLPAKIYAGEGACQFLFLKGESLCDVSYADRKGKYMGQTGVTLPSVEKKQA from the coding sequence ATGGCTATTCAACCCGACCACTGGATCCGCGAGCAAGCGGCCAAGCACCGCATGATCGAACCGTTCGTGGAGAACCTCACCCGCGAGGGCGTGATTTCCTACGGCCTGTCGTCCTATGGCTACGACGCACGCGTGGCGGATGAGTTCAAAATCTTCACCAATGTCGATTCCGCGATTGTCGATCCGAAGGACTTTTCGCCCAAAAGCTTCGTCGATCGCAAGTCGGATGTCTGCATCATCCCGCCCAATTCGTTCGTGCTGGCGCGCACGGTGGAATATTTCCGCATCCCGCGCGACACGCTGGTCATCTGCCTTGGCAAAAGCACCTATGCGCGCTGCGGCATCATCGTCAATGTCACCCCGCTGGAGCCCGAGTGGGAAGGCCATGTGACGCTGGAATTCAGCAACACCACCCCCCTGCCCGCCAAAATCTACGCGGGCGAAGGCGCCTGCCAGTTCCTGTTCCTCAAAGGCGAATCCCTCTGCGACGTCAGCTACGCCGACCGCAAAGGCAAATACATGGGCCAAACCGGCGTCACGCTGCCAAGTGTGGAAAAGAAACAGGCGTAG
- a CDS encoding DUF2269 domain-containing protein → MDYLLLKLIHILSATILFGTGIGSAFYMFMANRRQDIAGIYFATRHVVIADWLFTTPSVIIQLITGTALAHTLGLPLSEGWVFWSLILYFFAGACWVPVVWMQIKMRDMAKVALETGTALPDRYWRFDRWWITLGALAFPAVVAIITLMVMKPS, encoded by the coding sequence ATGGATTATCTATTGCTCAAACTGATTCACATCCTGAGTGCGACCATTCTGTTTGGCACCGGCATCGGCAGCGCCTTTTACATGTTCATGGCCAACCGCCGCCAAGACATCGCCGGCATCTATTTCGCCACCCGTCACGTCGTCATCGCCGATTGGTTATTCACCACGCCGAGCGTCATCATTCAGCTCATCACCGGCACGGCACTTGCCCATACGCTAGGCCTGCCATTGAGCGAAGGCTGGGTATTCTGGTCGCTGATTCTCTACTTCTTCGCCGGTGCCTGCTGGGTGCCAGTGGTCTGGATGCAGATCAAAATGCGCGATATGGCGAAGGTCGCCCTCGAAACCGGCACTGCCCTACCTGACCGCTACTGGCGCTTCGACCGCTGGTGGATAACGCTCGGCGCGTTGGCCTTCCCGGCGGTAGTGGCGATTATCACGCTAATGGTGATGAAGCCAAGCTAG
- a CDS encoding DUF4166 domain-containing protein, translating to MISSMKPAATGELNGGAQAPIFKSIFGNAWQAMSPVMHQHYANRPYTKDKVTVEGIMEVRASRLMQLFTPLLKWMGLLVPYQGQQVPTTVTFRSELDSRAFCFDREFRFPGKAPCHFRSRMVPVGGDEVIEYMSLGIGWRAAYRFAENKVTLTHRGYVWRVLGYTIPMPLHWLFGKGYAEEEATGENSFCMKMEIRHSWFGEVYYYAGTFDVKEVKADA from the coding sequence ATGATTAGCAGCATGAAGCCAGCAGCGACAGGGGAATTAAACGGCGGCGCGCAAGCGCCCATCTTCAAGTCGATCTTTGGCAATGCATGGCAGGCCATGTCCCCGGTGATGCACCAGCATTATGCCAACCGGCCATACACGAAGGATAAGGTGACGGTGGAAGGCATCATGGAAGTGCGCGCATCGCGGCTGATGCAGCTTTTCACGCCGCTGCTGAAATGGATGGGCCTACTTGTGCCCTATCAGGGGCAGCAGGTGCCAACGACGGTCACCTTCCGCAGCGAGCTAGATTCGCGCGCCTTCTGTTTCGACCGGGAGTTTCGTTTCCCCGGCAAAGCGCCATGCCATTTCCGATCGCGCATGGTGCCGGTGGGGGGCGATGAAGTGATCGAATATATGAGCCTCGGCATCGGCTGGCGCGCCGCTTACCGCTTCGCTGAGAACAAAGTGACGCTCACCCATCGCGGCTATGTCTGGCGCGTGCTTGGCTACACCATCCCCATGCCGCTGCATTGGCTGTTCGGCAAGGGGTATGCTGAAGAAGAGGCGACGGGTGAGAACAGCTTCTGTATGAAGATGGAGATTCGCCATTCGTGGTTCGGCGAGGTATATTATTACGCCGGAACTTTTGACGTAAAAGAGGTGAAAGCCGATGCGTAA
- a CDS encoding saccharopine dehydrogenase NADP-binding domain-containing protein, with translation MRNVLILGGYGNFGKRIARALVKASVPVIIAGRDRGKAEALCAQLGPLATPAAFDVNGDLAAQLTRLQPCAVVNTCGPFQNADYRVAATCIAHAVHCVDLADGRAFVTGITQLDAAAKAKDVSVISGASTVPGLSSAVLEHFKHEFATIDSLRFGISPGQKAERGLATTQGILTYVGKPLAPFAGHPCAYGWQDVHRQEYPGLGKRWMANCDIPDLDVLPAYYGIRAIQFSAGLELAPLHLGLWALAWLVRLGLPLNLPKHAPMLLKASNWFDPFGSADGGMHMAISGTAPGGTEHKRQWFIVAKDGYGPHIPTIPAIVLAKKIAAGTLPAPGAYPCVAQVSLAEYLEELAEYPITTTSI, from the coding sequence ATGCGTAATGTTCTCATTCTTGGCGGCTATGGTAATTTCGGCAAGCGTATCGCACGCGCCTTGGTGAAGGCGAGCGTGCCGGTTATCATCGCGGGGCGGGATCGTGGCAAGGCTGAGGCGCTTTGTGCGCAGCTGGGGCCGCTTGCGACGCCTGCGGCGTTCGATGTAAACGGCGATCTGGCCGCGCAACTCACCCGCTTGCAGCCCTGTGCCGTGGTGAATACCTGTGGCCCGTTTCAGAACGCGGATTACCGGGTCGCCGCAACCTGCATCGCCCACGCGGTTCACTGCGTCGACCTTGCCGATGGCCGCGCGTTCGTCACCGGCATCACCCAGCTCGATGCAGCGGCCAAAGCCAAAGACGTGAGCGTCATCAGCGGTGCCAGCACGGTGCCGGGCCTGTCCTCGGCGGTGCTCGAACATTTCAAACATGAGTTCGCCACTATCGACTCCCTGCGCTTTGGCATCAGCCCCGGCCAAAAGGCGGAGCGCGGGTTGGCGACCACCCAAGGCATCCTCACCTATGTTGGCAAGCCGCTCGCGCCGTTTGCCGGGCATCCGTGCGCCTATGGCTGGCAAGACGTGCATCGGCAGGAATATCCGGGCCTTGGCAAACGCTGGATGGCGAATTGCGATATTCCCGACCTCGACGTGCTGCCCGCGTATTACGGCATCCGTGCGATTCAATTCTCTGCCGGGCTGGAGCTGGCGCCGCTGCATCTGGGCTTATGGGCGCTCGCGTGGCTGGTGCGGCTCGGGTTGCCGCTTAACCTGCCAAAACATGCACCCATGCTGTTGAAAGCCAGCAACTGGTTCGACCCTTTCGGCAGCGCGGACGGTGGCATGCACATGGCCATTAGCGGCACTGCGCCGGGTGGTACGGAGCACAAACGGCAATGGTTCATCGTCGCCAAAGACGGCTATGGTCCGCACATCCCGACCATCCCCGCCATCGTGCTCGCTAAAAAGATCGCTGCGGGCACTTTGCCCGCGCCGGGTGCTTACCCCTGCGTGGCACAGGTCTCGCTCGCTGAGTATCTCGAAGAGCTGGCAGAATATCCGATAACGACAACGAGCATTTAG
- a CDS encoding flagellin — translation MTITSIISNVAAFSAQGNIAAASTRAAASIARLSSGNRITQASDDVSGLATGTSLRTQVTTLRTALQNASQGTSLLQVADGSLSQIVDILQRQKAIAVQAGSGSLTDANRSLLNQEFQNLSVEIDRIAVSTNFNGVVLLAGGLGAKTRQASTDALAISSIVAAPGQNTVGGAAVAASTAVQAFDLNTGGSRAGTGSSGFLQFTDSSGVVLTNSAYDNLDGSVYGQFSKFEFSNVTYGAVGTGAATLTATLNGVQYTGNVVSHATAATAILRNGNTYINVALGGVTLTDAGTQATATNNITNLFSTTVIARTSTLQGIDFEGTALDGAIGSTTNGNGSIRLFTNGQADISDFQYVSNSGVADTNTLTVQVNGKTFTASGVKDTIATANGAIQFVGAGRGEVLNINLTGLVTPIGNIRTSTADQTNFINALNQGFSKSGAGLNFTIGSRTTDNIRVQFGSATTSNIYNGQALDISSATSAANAASVLDGAITKVVSLRASVGALQSRFNFASNAIQTSIENQDAARGQLLDTDVSAESTTFASAQVQLQAGIAVLAQANQLPQSLLKLLS, via the coding sequence ATGACCATTACTTCCATCATATCGAACGTTGCAGCGTTCAGCGCGCAAGGTAACATCGCCGCGGCGTCCACCCGGGCGGCCGCTTCCATTGCTCGCTTGTCGAGCGGTAACCGTATTACACAAGCGTCCGACGACGTTTCCGGCCTCGCGACCGGGACCTCGCTGCGCACCCAGGTAACCACGCTGCGCACCGCGCTGCAGAACGCCAGCCAGGGCACCAGCCTGCTGCAGGTGGCCGATGGTTCGCTCAGCCAGATCGTTGACATTCTTCAGCGCCAGAAAGCCATCGCCGTACAGGCAGGCTCCGGGTCGCTGACCGATGCCAACCGCTCGCTGCTTAACCAGGAATTCCAGAATCTCTCGGTCGAGATTGACCGTATCGCCGTCAGCACCAACTTCAACGGTGTGGTACTTCTTGCCGGGGGCCTTGGCGCCAAAACCCGTCAGGCCAGCACCGACGCGCTCGCCATTTCATCTATCGTCGCCGCCCCGGGCCAGAATACGGTCGGCGGTGCAGCCGTCGCCGCATCCACCGCGGTGCAAGCCTTCGATCTGAACACCGGCGGCTCGCGCGCCGGTACGGGTAGCTCCGGCTTCCTGCAGTTCACGGATAGCTCAGGCGTCGTGCTCACCAACTCGGCTTACGACAACCTTGATGGCTCGGTCTATGGCCAGTTCAGCAAGTTCGAGTTCAGCAACGTGACCTACGGCGCCGTCGGCACCGGTGCGGCCACCCTGACCGCTACCCTAAACGGTGTGCAATATACCGGTAACGTGGTCTCGCATGCGACTGCCGCCACCGCGATCCTGCGCAACGGCAACACCTATATCAACGTTGCCCTGGGCGGTGTCACGCTGACCGATGCCGGTACGCAAGCCACCGCGACCAACAACATCACCAACCTGTTCTCGACCACGGTGATCGCTCGCACCAGCACCCTGCAGGGGATTGATTTCGAGGGCACCGCCCTTGATGGCGCGATCGGTTCCACCACCAACGGTAACGGCTCGATCCGCCTGTTCACCAACGGTCAGGCCGATATCAGCGACTTCCAGTATGTCTCCAACAGCGGTGTTGCCGATACCAACACGCTGACGGTACAGGTCAACGGCAAAACCTTCACCGCCAGCGGCGTGAAGGATACCATTGCCACCGCCAACGGCGCGATCCAGTTCGTCGGTGCCGGCCGCGGCGAAGTGCTTAACATCAACCTTACCGGTCTGGTCACCCCGATTGGTAACATCCGTACCAGCACTGCCGACCAGACAAACTTCATCAACGCCCTCAACCAGGGCTTCTCGAAGTCCGGTGCGGGCCTCAATTTCACCATCGGTTCGCGAACCACGGATAACATCCGCGTCCAGTTCGGCAGCGCCACTACCAGCAACATCTATAACGGTCAGGCGCTGGATATCTCCTCGGCAACCTCCGCGGCAAATGCTGCCAGTGTGCTCGATGGGGCGATCACCAAGGTGGTCTCGCTGCGGGCTTCGGTGGGTGCATTGCAATCGCGCTTCAACTTCGCCAGCAACGCGATCCAGACCTCGATCGAGAACCAGGACGCCGCCCGCGGCCAACTGCTCGATACCGATGTCTCGGCAGAATCGACCACCTTCGCCTCGGCGCAGGTGCAGTTGCAAGCCGGTATCGCCGTTCTCGCCCAAGCCAACCAGCTGCCGCAGAGCCTGCTCAAACTGCTCAGCTAA
- the recQ gene encoding DNA helicase RecQ yields the protein MTMHATSDRALSILQKTYGYASFRGQQAQVVAQVNDGGHAFVLMPTGGGKSLCYQIPSLCRDGVGIIISPLIALMQDQVDALQQLGINAAAINSNIPPAQVEATKRAIRAGTIDMVYVAPERLLMDDFLALLDVSPIALFAIDEAHCVSQWGHDFRPHYTQLSLLAERYPTIPRIALTATADAPTRKDIVERLHLSGGRTFVAGFDRPNIHYSIVIKDNAQKQVLQFIKANHAGDSGIVYCLSRKMVEETARWLCEQGFKALPYHAGMDAEKRTEYQQRFLREDSIIMVATIAFGMGIDKPDVRFVVHMTIPKNIEAYYQETGRAGRDGLPANALMVYGMQDSAMQRNFIEESTAPDAQKRIEHQKLNALLGLCEAASCRRRIVLDYFGDRSEPCGNCDTCDAPPLTFDGSIAAQKAISCVYRTGQRFGVSYLIDVLLGKLEERIERFGHDKVSTFGIGKEYGKSEWQGIFRQLVALNLLSVDHAEHGGLKITPQGQAFLKTREALPLRIPQKAREKDRVSKVPRASVTFDRDDDQHLFTALKATRMELAKAQNIPPYVIFHDRTLREMVLARPVSMSALSDISGVGETKMLRYGDIFLQAIAQHQAA from the coding sequence ATGACCATGCATGCAACGAGCGACCGGGCCTTAAGCATCCTGCAGAAAACCTACGGCTATGCGAGCTTCCGCGGGCAGCAGGCGCAGGTGGTGGCGCAGGTGAATGACGGCGGCCACGCCTTTGTGCTGATGCCGACCGGCGGTGGCAAATCGCTGTGTTACCAGATTCCGTCGCTGTGCCGCGATGGGGTGGGCATCATCATCTCGCCACTGATTGCGCTGATGCAGGACCAGGTGGATGCGCTGCAACAGCTGGGCATTAACGCGGCGGCGATTAACTCCAACATCCCCCCCGCGCAGGTCGAGGCGACCAAGCGGGCGATCCGCGCGGGCACGATCGATATGGTCTATGTCGCCCCCGAGCGATTGCTGATGGATGACTTCCTTGCGCTGCTCGACGTGTCGCCGATTGCCCTGTTCGCGATTGATGAGGCGCATTGCGTGTCGCAATGGGGCCATGATTTCCGACCACATTATACCCAGCTCTCGCTGCTGGCGGAGCGCTATCCCACCATCCCGCGCATCGCGCTGACGGCGACCGCGGATGCGCCAACGCGCAAGGATATTGTCGAGCGGCTGCATTTAAGTGGGGGCCGCACCTTTGTGGCGGGGTTCGACCGGCCGAATATTCACTATAGTATTGTCATCAAGGACAATGCGCAAAAGCAGGTGCTGCAATTTATCAAGGCCAACCATGCGGGCGATAGCGGGATTGTCTATTGCCTGTCGCGCAAGATGGTGGAGGAGACAGCACGCTGGTTGTGCGAACAGGGCTTCAAGGCGCTGCCCTACCATGCCGGGATGGATGCGGAGAAACGCACCGAGTACCAGCAGCGGTTTTTGCGCGAAGACAGTATTATCATGGTGGCGACGATTGCCTTTGGCATGGGCATCGACAAACCGGATGTGCGGTTCGTGGTGCATATGACCATCCCCAAAAACATCGAGGCCTATTATCAGGAGACCGGCCGCGCCGGGCGCGACGGGCTGCCCGCCAACGCGTTGATGGTGTACGGCATGCAGGACTCAGCGATGCAGCGCAACTTCATCGAGGAGTCCACCGCGCCGGATGCGCAAAAGCGGATCGAGCACCAGAAGCTCAATGCGCTGCTTGGCCTGTGCGAGGCCGCCTCCTGCCGCCGCCGCATTGTGCTCGATTATTTCGGCGACCGCTCCGAACCCTGCGGCAATTGCGACACCTGCGATGCGCCGCCGCTGACATTCGATGGCAGCATCGCCGCGCAAAAGGCGATTTCGTGTGTCTATCGCACCGGGCAGCGCTTTGGGGTGAGCTATTTGATTGATGTGCTGCTGGGCAAGCTGGAGGAGCGCATCGAGCGCTTCGGGCATGATAAGGTGAGCACTTTTGGCATCGGCAAAGAATATGGCAAGAGCGAATGGCAGGGCATTTTCCGCCAACTGGTGGCGCTGAATTTATTGAGCGTGGATCACGCCGAGCATGGCGGGCTGAAAATCACGCCGCAGGGGCAGGCGTTTTTGAAAACGCGCGAGGCACTGCCGCTGCGCATTCCACAAAAAGCGCGCGAGAAGGATCGCGTGTCGAAGGTGCCGCGCGCCAGCGTCACGTTTGATCGCGATGACGACCAGCATCTGTTCACCGCCCTTAAAGCCACCCGCATGGAGCTGGCGAAGGCGCAAAACATTCCGCCCTATGTAATTTTCCATGACCGCACCTTGCGCGAGATGGTGCTCGCCCGACCGGTCAGCATGAGCGCGCTTTCCGATATCAGCGGTGTCGGCGAAACAAAAATGCTGCGCTACGGCGATATTTTTTTGCAGGCGATTGCGCAGCATCAGGCGGCGTAA
- a CDS encoding DHA2 family efflux MFS transporter permease subunit, with product MTTQSADGSHVNPWLVALVVSIATFMEVLDTTITNVSLSHIAGTLSASQDESTWVLTSYLVANGIVLPLSGWLSSVFGRKRFFMMCIGGFTAASFACGSATSLDMLIFFRLIQGLAGGGLQPIQQAIILDAFPPEKRGAVFGITGITLIVAPILGPTLGGWITDNYSWRWIFYLNIPVGIFAFYMVNRLVRDPEHARAQGAKHIDGIGLGLIALGFGALQIMLDKGQQDDWFESNFILATSVIAALSIGCAIRWLLRQSDPIVDLRLLGERSFGLCSILIFFTGFVLYGTSALLPLLLQTQFGYNATLAGLVLSPGGLAVVFLMPLAGKLVSKVQARYLIAIGMALMSYGMWMSTQITPQTDYHHFVMMRIFQVLGLPFLFIPISTLAFAKIPKEKSSKASALFALSRNLGGSMGIAIIGSYVARHTQMHQQVLASNLIPGDPVYEHTLSTITQQFVAHGMTAFSAGRAAFGHLYRELIHQSAILAYGDGFAFMGMLALVGVALTMILPPNYPRAAKTSDAPPAH from the coding sequence ATGACCACCCAAAGCGCAGACGGTTCGCACGTCAATCCGTGGCTCGTCGCGCTGGTTGTTTCGATCGCCACCTTCATGGAAGTGCTCGACACCACCATCACCAACGTCTCGCTGTCGCATATTGCGGGCACACTCTCGGCCAGTCAGGATGAAAGCACCTGGGTGTTAACCTCCTACCTCGTCGCCAACGGCATTGTGCTGCCGCTGTCGGGCTGGTTGTCGAGCGTGTTTGGCCGCAAGCGGTTCTTCATGATGTGCATTGGCGGCTTCACCGCCGCGTCGTTTGCCTGCGGTTCGGCCACCTCGCTCGATATGCTGATTTTCTTCCGCCTCATTCAGGGCTTGGCAGGCGGCGGGTTGCAGCCCATCCAGCAGGCGATTATTCTTGATGCCTTCCCGCCGGAAAAGCGCGGCGCGGTGTTTGGCATCACCGGCATCACCCTCATTGTCGCCCCCATCCTCGGCCCCACGCTTGGTGGCTGGATCACGGATAATTATAGCTGGCGGTGGATTTTTTACCTCAACATCCCGGTCGGCATTTTCGCGTTTTACATGGTGAACCGCCTGGTGCGCGACCCCGAGCACGCCCGCGCGCAAGGCGCCAAACATATCGACGGCATTGGCCTTGGGCTGATTGCACTCGGTTTCGGCGCGCTGCAAATCATGCTCGATAAGGGCCAGCAGGATGATTGGTTCGAGAGTAATTTCATCCTCGCCACCTCGGTCATCGCGGCGCTCTCCATCGGCTGCGCGATCCGCTGGCTACTGCGCCAGAGCGACCCGATTGTTGATTTGCGCCTGCTGGGCGAGCGAAGTTTTGGCCTCTGCTCCATCCTCATTTTCTTCACCGGCTTCGTGCTCTATGGCACCAGCGCCCTGCTGCCATTGCTGCTGCAAACCCAATTTGGCTACAACGCCACCCTCGCCGGGCTGGTGCTCTCGCCGGGCGGGCTGGCGGTGGTGTTCCTGATGCCGCTGGCGGGCAAGCTGGTGAGCAAGGTGCAGGCGCGTTACCTCATCGCCATCGGCATGGCGCTGATGAGCTACGGCATGTGGATGTCCACCCAGATCACGCCGCAGACGGATTACCATCATTTCGTGATGATGCGGATTTTCCAGGTGCTGGGCCTGCCCTTCCTGTTCATCCCGATCAGCACGCTCGCCTTCGCAAAAATCCCCAAGGAAAAAAGCAGCAAGGCTTCGGCGTTGTTTGCCCTGTCACGCAACCTTGGCGGGTCGATGGGCATCGCCATCATCGGCAGTTATGTGGCGCGGCACACGCAAATGCACCAGCAGGTGCTCGCCAGCAACCTCATCCCCGGCGACCCGGTGTATGAGCACACGCTCAGCACCATCACCCAGCAATTCGTGGCGCACGGCATGACCGCCTTCAGCGCCGGGCGGGCGGCGTTTGGCCATCTCTACCGCGAGCTGATTCACCAATCCGCAATCCTTGCGTATGGCGATGGCTTCGCCTTCATGGGCATGCTGGCCTTGGTCGGGGTAGCGCTGACGATGATCCTGCCGCCCAACTATCCGCGCGCTGCAAAAACGAGCGACGCACCGCCGGCGCATTAA
- a CDS encoding HlyD family secretion protein, with product MAKAKKQRILFFILLLLIIGGLVYWLMHRHEISTDDAAIESNVVALASKVPGYVVTLNITDNQLVTAGDVIAQVDPRDYEIALARAQAQLASAEAKLSGAGHSYASTKQSAPLTVTSAQSQVEGAQAELERAEKELTRMKKLGDAARSRQQLESAVAAEKAAASSLADAKARLQSSRIAPNTVASAAASVKDVQAAVDSAKASVAQAEKDLADTSIRAPFDGRITQRNVELGAYVQPGQQLLSVVSDQYWVVANYKENQLEGMKPGQPVSITIDAYPGASYRGTVDSIQRGTGARFSAFPAENATGNFVKIVQRVPVKITFETRPDAALAIGPGMSVIPTVSIQ from the coding sequence ATGGCAAAGGCAAAAAAACAGCGCATCCTATTTTTTATCCTGCTGCTGCTCATCATTGGCGGCCTCGTTTACTGGCTCATGCACCGCCACGAAATCAGCACGGATGATGCGGCGATCGAATCCAACGTGGTCGCCCTCGCCTCCAAAGTGCCCGGTTACGTGGTGACGCTGAACATCACCGATAACCAGCTGGTGACGGCGGGTGATGTCATCGCCCAGGTCGATCCGCGCGATTACGAGATCGCACTCGCCCGTGCGCAGGCGCAGCTGGCCTCGGCGGAAGCGAAGCTCTCGGGCGCGGGCCACAGCTATGCCAGCACCAAACAATCCGCGCCGCTGACGGTGACGAGCGCGCAATCGCAGGTCGAGGGCGCACAGGCCGAGCTGGAACGCGCAGAGAAAGAACTCACCCGCATGAAAAAACTGGGGGATGCGGCGCGCAGCCGCCAGCAGCTTGAAAGCGCTGTGGCCGCTGAAAAAGCCGCTGCCAGCAGCCTTGCAGATGCGAAGGCGCGCCTGCAATCTTCGCGCATTGCACCCAACACGGTGGCGAGCGCCGCTGCCTCGGTGAAAGATGTGCAGGCCGCAGTCGATAGCGCCAAAGCCAGCGTCGCCCAGGCCGAGAAAGACCTCGCCGACACCAGCATCCGCGCGCCGTTCGATGGGCGCATCACCCAACGCAATGTGGAGCTGGGTGCTTATGTGCAGCCCGGACAGCAGCTGCTGTCGGTGGTGAGTGACCAGTATTGGGTGGTCGCTAATTACAAGGAAAACCAACTGGAAGGCATGAAGCCCGGCCAGCCGGTGAGCATCACCATCGATGCCTATCCCGGCGCCAGCTATCGCGGCACGGTCGATAGCATCCAGCGCGGCACCGGCGCGCGGTTCTCGGCCTTCCCGGCGGAAAATGCGACCGGCAATTTCGTCAAAATCGTCCAGCGCGTACCGGTGAAAATCACCTTCGAAACCCGGCCGGATGCGGCGCTGGCCATCGGCCCGGGCATGTCGGTGATCCCCACTGTCTCCATCCAATGA